A single region of the Brienomyrus brachyistius isolate T26 chromosome 10, BBRACH_0.4, whole genome shotgun sequence genome encodes:
- the zgc:109889 gene encoding wiskott-Aldrich syndrome protein family member 3 isoform X1: protein MPLVKRSIEPRHLCRGALPEGVTSELECVTNSTLAAIIKQLGSLSRHAEDIFGELFNEANSFYMRMNSLQERVDLLAVKVTQLDSTVEEVSLQDINMRKAFKSSTIQDQQVVSRTSIPNPVMERYQDCDKPPPLNILTPYRDDKKDALKFYTDPSYFFNLWKEKMLQATEDKRKEKRRQKVREQKQVEDPSREVKKVRKARNRRQEWNMMAYDKELRPDTHFTPSPYHGMSSEGSLSPDSRSVASDVGDRSYPASPNHPAQQAGASGAHSVTEGREMLTAPSQTQSLDRPFRPAGTAPSGRQNSLGRVQPPHAAPPVDSALNGPRSQAVKDYGSQQMPMPEYFVPPAPPPPPPLIPSAQTAFDSPATPPALPPNAVAAMSRPYTPSPPPPPASYVPSPSHPPSGGPPMAPPPPPPGPPTHAFSPARAVVPPAGEPVPRKGQVPLIPMSDARSDLLAAIRRGIQLRKVQEQREQEAKKEPVGNDVATILSRRIAVEYSESDDDSELDENEWSD from the exons ATGCCTCTGGTGAAGAGGAGCATCGAGCCGCGGCACTTGTGCCGGGGCGCTCTGCCAGAGGGCGTAACCAGTGAACTTGAGTGTGTCACCAACAGCACACTGGCAGCAATCATAAAGCAGCTCGGCAGCCTGA GCAGGCATGCGGAAGACATATTTGGGGAGTTGTTCAATGAGGCCAACAGCTTCTACATGCGGATGAACAGTCTGCAGGAAAGAGTGGACCTCCTGGCTGTGAAGGTCACACAGCTGGACTCCACTGTGGAGGAAG TGTCCCTTCAGGACATCAACATGCGGAAGGCCTTCAAGAGCTCTACCATTCAGGACCAGCAAGTGGTTTCCAGGACGTCCATCCCAAACCCTGTCATGGAACGCTATCAGGACTGCGACAAGCCCCCGCCCCTCAACATCCTCACCCCATACCG GGATGACAAGAAGGATGCTCTCAAGTTCTACACGGATCCATCTTACTTCTTTAacctgtggaaggagaagatgctgcAGGCCACTGAGGACAAGAGGAAGGAAAAGAGGAGGCAGAAGGTGAGG GAGCAAAAGCAAGTGGAGGACCCAAGTCGCGAGGTTAAGAAAGTGCGTAAAGCACGGAACCGGCGGCAGGAGTGGAACATGATGGCGTACGACAAGGAGCTGCGTCCGGATACGCACTTCACACCATCGCCCTACCACGGGATGTCCTCAGAGGGCTCCCTCTCACCCGACAGCAG GTCTGTGGCCTCGGATGTGGGTGACCGGTCCTACCCTGCCAGCCCCAACCACCCTGCCCAGCAGGCCGGTGCCTCTGGCGCCCACTCAGTAACGGAGGGCAGAGAAATGTTGACGGCCCCCTCCCAGACCCAGTCGCTGGACCGCCCCTTCCGTCCGGCTGGCACCGCCCCCAGCGGCAGGCAGAACTCCCTGGGCCGCGTGCAGCCCCCCCACGCTGCCCCGCCTGTGGACTCTGCCCTCAACGGCCCCCGCTCACAAGCGGTCAAAGATTACGG CAGTCAGCAGATGCCCATGCCAGAGTACTTCGTAcccccagcccctcccccaccaccacccctcaTCCCGTCCGCCCAGACAGCCTTCGACAGCCCGGCGACACCCCCCGCCTTGCCCCCCAACGCGGTGGCTGCCATGTCCCGCCCATACACCCCATCTCCCCCTCCGCCTCCCGCCTCCTACGTCCCATCTCCTTCCCACCCACCCTCTGGCGGCCCACCcatggcccccccacccccgccacctgggcccccaacccacgCCTTCTCTCCAGCCCGCGCCGTGGTCCCGCCTGCTGGTGAGCCAGTGCCCAGGAAGGGCCAGGTGCCGCTGATCCCTATGAGTGATGCCCGCAGCGACCTGCTGGCCGCCATTCGCAGAG GCATCCAGCTGCGGAAGGTGCAGGAGCAGCGTGAGCAGGAAGCTAAGAAGGAGCCAGTGGGCAACGATGTGGCCACCATCCTGTCACGCCGCATCGCCGTGGAGTACAGCGAGTCAGACGACGACTCGGAGCTGGACGAGAATGAATGGTCCGACTGA
- the zgc:109889 gene encoding wiskott-Aldrich syndrome protein family member 3 isoform X2 has translation MPLVKRSIEPRHLCRGALPEGVTSELECVTNSTLAAIIKQLGSLSRHAEDIFGELFNEANSFYMRMNSLQERVDLLAVKVTQLDSTVEEVSLQDINMRKAFKSSTIQDQQVVSRTSIPNPVMERYQDCDKPPPLNILTPYRDDKKDALKFYTDPSYFFNLWKEKMLQATEDKRKEKRRQKEQKQVEDPSREVKKVRKARNRRQEWNMMAYDKELRPDTHFTPSPYHGMSSEGSLSPDSRSVASDVGDRSYPASPNHPAQQAGASGAHSVTEGREMLTAPSQTQSLDRPFRPAGTAPSGRQNSLGRVQPPHAAPPVDSALNGPRSQAVKDYGSQQMPMPEYFVPPAPPPPPPLIPSAQTAFDSPATPPALPPNAVAAMSRPYTPSPPPPPASYVPSPSHPPSGGPPMAPPPPPPGPPTHAFSPARAVVPPAGEPVPRKGQVPLIPMSDARSDLLAAIRRGIQLRKVQEQREQEAKKEPVGNDVATILSRRIAVEYSESDDDSELDENEWSD, from the exons ATGCCTCTGGTGAAGAGGAGCATCGAGCCGCGGCACTTGTGCCGGGGCGCTCTGCCAGAGGGCGTAACCAGTGAACTTGAGTGTGTCACCAACAGCACACTGGCAGCAATCATAAAGCAGCTCGGCAGCCTGA GCAGGCATGCGGAAGACATATTTGGGGAGTTGTTCAATGAGGCCAACAGCTTCTACATGCGGATGAACAGTCTGCAGGAAAGAGTGGACCTCCTGGCTGTGAAGGTCACACAGCTGGACTCCACTGTGGAGGAAG TGTCCCTTCAGGACATCAACATGCGGAAGGCCTTCAAGAGCTCTACCATTCAGGACCAGCAAGTGGTTTCCAGGACGTCCATCCCAAACCCTGTCATGGAACGCTATCAGGACTGCGACAAGCCCCCGCCCCTCAACATCCTCACCCCATACCG GGATGACAAGAAGGATGCTCTCAAGTTCTACACGGATCCATCTTACTTCTTTAacctgtggaaggagaagatgctgcAGGCCACTGAGGACAAGAGGAAGGAAAAGAGGAGGCAGAAG GAGCAAAAGCAAGTGGAGGACCCAAGTCGCGAGGTTAAGAAAGTGCGTAAAGCACGGAACCGGCGGCAGGAGTGGAACATGATGGCGTACGACAAGGAGCTGCGTCCGGATACGCACTTCACACCATCGCCCTACCACGGGATGTCCTCAGAGGGCTCCCTCTCACCCGACAGCAG GTCTGTGGCCTCGGATGTGGGTGACCGGTCCTACCCTGCCAGCCCCAACCACCCTGCCCAGCAGGCCGGTGCCTCTGGCGCCCACTCAGTAACGGAGGGCAGAGAAATGTTGACGGCCCCCTCCCAGACCCAGTCGCTGGACCGCCCCTTCCGTCCGGCTGGCACCGCCCCCAGCGGCAGGCAGAACTCCCTGGGCCGCGTGCAGCCCCCCCACGCTGCCCCGCCTGTGGACTCTGCCCTCAACGGCCCCCGCTCACAAGCGGTCAAAGATTACGG CAGTCAGCAGATGCCCATGCCAGAGTACTTCGTAcccccagcccctcccccaccaccacccctcaTCCCGTCCGCCCAGACAGCCTTCGACAGCCCGGCGACACCCCCCGCCTTGCCCCCCAACGCGGTGGCTGCCATGTCCCGCCCATACACCCCATCTCCCCCTCCGCCTCCCGCCTCCTACGTCCCATCTCCTTCCCACCCACCCTCTGGCGGCCCACCcatggcccccccacccccgccacctgggcccccaacccacgCCTTCTCTCCAGCCCGCGCCGTGGTCCCGCCTGCTGGTGAGCCAGTGCCCAGGAAGGGCCAGGTGCCGCTGATCCCTATGAGTGATGCCCGCAGCGACCTGCTGGCCGCCATTCGCAGAG GCATCCAGCTGCGGAAGGTGCAGGAGCAGCGTGAGCAGGAAGCTAAGAAGGAGCCAGTGGGCAACGATGTGGCCACCATCCTGTCACGCCGCATCGCCGTGGAGTACAGCGAGTCAGACGACGACTCGGAGCTGGACGAGAATGAATGGTCCGACTGA